One Haloterrigena salifodinae DNA window includes the following coding sequences:
- a CDS encoding metal-dependent transcriptional regulator: MTDAPQYLLVIYRATRETDGEEPIAPGYVAEELDRSPSTATETLQRLEARGYLEYEPYEGATLTDRGRETSAELHERYVVLSTFFRDVLELPEPRREAMQLVGSVSSVVTDRVAETLLDAEKAEADERPPSVE, from the coding sequence ATGACCGACGCGCCCCAGTACCTGCTGGTGATCTATCGCGCGACCCGGGAGACGGACGGCGAGGAACCAATCGCACCCGGCTACGTCGCCGAGGAGCTCGACCGGTCGCCGTCGACCGCGACAGAAACCCTCCAGCGGCTCGAGGCCCGGGGCTATCTGGAGTACGAGCCGTACGAGGGGGCGACGCTCACCGACCGTGGCCGGGAGACGTCCGCCGAGCTCCACGAGCGCTACGTCGTCCTCTCGACGTTCTTTCGGGACGTCCTCGAGCTCCCGGAGCCGCGGCGAGAGGCGATGCAACTCGTGGGAAGCGTCAGTTCGGTCGTCACCGACCGGGTCGCCGAAACGCTGCTCGACGCGGAAAAAGCGGAGGCGGACGAACGGCCGCCGTCCGTCGAGTAG